The proteins below come from a single Peromyscus leucopus breed LL Stock chromosome 13, UCI_PerLeu_2.1, whole genome shotgun sequence genomic window:
- the Twist2 gene encoding twist-related protein 2 produces MEEGSSSPVSPVDSLGTSEEELERQPKRFGRKRRYSKKSSEDGSPTPGKRGKKGSPSAQSFEELQSQRILANVRERQRTQSLNEAFAALRKIIPTLPSDKLSKIQTLKLAARYIDFLYQVLQSDEMDNKMTSCSYVAHERLSYAFSVWRMEGAWSMSASH; encoded by the coding sequence ATGGAGGAGGGCTCCAGCTCGCCGGTGTCCCCCGTGGACAGTCTGGGCACCAGCGAGGAAGAGCTGGAGCGGCAGCCCAAGCGCTTCGGCCGGAAGCGGCGCTACAGCAAGAAGTCGAGCGAAGATGGCAGCCCGACCCCGGGCAAGCGCGGCAAGAAAGGCAGTCCGAGCGCGCAGTCCTTCGAGGAGCTGCAGAGCCAGCGCATCCTGGCCAACGTGCGCGAGCGCCAGCGCACCCAGTCGCTGAACGAGGCCTTCGCCGCGCTGCGCAAGATCATCCCCACGCTCCCCTCTGACAAGCTCAGCAAGATCCAGACGCTCAAGCTGGCCGCCAGGTACATAGACTTCCTCTACCAGGTTCTGCAGAGCGACGAGATGGACAATAAGATGACCAGCTGCAGCTACGTGGCTCACGAGCGTCTCAGCTACGCCTTCTCCGTGTGGCGCATGGAGGGAGCGTGGTCCATGTCCGCCTCCCACTAG